One region of Zootoca vivipara chromosome 7, rZooViv1.1, whole genome shotgun sequence genomic DNA includes:
- the LOC118089130 gene encoding uricase-like, producing MIASNTEPKILDEQAQMHKNKDVEYVNSEYGKNAVRLLYIRREGTTHCIKELEVSVHIRLNTVNEFLNSDNSQVIPTDTIKNTIQALAKCRGIRTIEEFGLDICDHFLTSFCHVIYCNAFIQEVPWQRLEKDGVPHVHAFLYSSEGVRFCEVERTLEGSPIVFSGIKDLKLMKTTQSGFQGFFKDKYTTLPERRDRVLSIETLIKWCYGEGSDCLDYDCIWRTAHECALDAFAGPPESGHYSPSYQKTVNCIQTYILDRLPQIEEVEVIMSNIHYSVTDLEKLGLCNDKEILTPQDTPFGACASTLRRKKDCPGTYQPRPVTCKPRYSVGFKSCSGMN from the exons ATGATTGCAAGCAACACTGAGCCAAAGATCTTGGATGAACAAGCCCAGATGCATAAG AATAAAGATGTGGAATATGTGAATTCTGAATATGGGAAGAACGCGGTGAGACTGCTGTACATTAGACGAGAAGGCACGACTCACTGCATCAAAGAACTGGAAGTCTCTGTGCATATAAGGCTGAACACCGTCAACGAATTCTTGAATTCTGACAACAGTCAAGTGATCCCCACAGACACCATAAAGAATACAATCCAAGCTTTGGCCAAATGCCGAGGG ATCAGAACAATAGAGGAGTTTGGCCTTGATATCTGTGATCACTTCCTTACATCGTTTTGTCACGTGATATACTGCAATGCCTTCATCCAAGAAGTACCATGGCAACGCTTAGAAAAG GATGGTGTCCCCCACGTCCATGCTTTTCTCTATAGCTCAGAAGGGGTTCGGTTTTGTGAAGTGGAACGGACTCTGGAAG gtAGTCCGATTGTTTTTTCTGGCATTAAGGATCTGAAACTTATGAAAACAACCCAGTCTGGATTTCAAGGCTTCTTCAAGGATAAATATACCACACTTCCAGAAAGAAGAGATCGAGTGCTGTCAATAGAAACACTGATCAAGTGGTGTTATGGAGAAGGCTCAGACTGTCTTGATTATGACTGCATATG GAGAACTGCCCACGAGTGTGCCCTCGATGCCTTTGCCGGGCCACCTGAATCAGGTCACTACTCACCTTCTTACCAGAAGACGGTCAACTGCATCCAGACCTACATCCTGGATAGACTCCCCCAG ATTGAGGAAGTGGAAGTGATCATGTCCAACATCCACTATTCTGTGACGGATCTGGAAAAACTGGGACTGTGTAACGACAAGGAG ATCTTGACACCTCAGGATACACCCTTTGGGGCTTGTGCATCTACGCTGCGCAGGAAGAAGGACTGCCCAGGGACATACCAGCCACGCCCTGTCACATGTAAACCCCGTTACTCCGTTGGATTTAAGTCCTGCAGTGGGATGAACTAA